The proteins below come from a single Pseudomonas hygromyciniae genomic window:
- the merD gene encoding mercury resistance co-regulator MerD, translated as MNAYTVSRLALDAGVSVHIVRDYLLRGLLRPVACTPGGYGLFDDAALQRLCFVRAAFEAGIGLDALARLCRALDAADGDEAAAQLALLRQFVERRREALADLEVQLATLPTEPAQHAESLP; from the coding sequence ATGAACGCCTACACGGTGTCCCGGCTGGCTCTTGATGCCGGGGTGAGCGTGCATATCGTGCGCGACTACCTGCTGCGCGGATTGCTGCGCCCGGTGGCGTGCACACCAGGCGGCTACGGCTTGTTCGATGACGCCGCCTTGCAACGGCTGTGCTTCGTGCGGGCGGCCTTCGAGGCGGGCATCGGCCTCGACGCGCTGGCGCGGCTGTGCCGGGCGCTGGATGCGGCGGACGGCGACGAAGCGGCCGCGCAGCTTGCCCTGCTGCGTCAGTTCGTCGAGCGTCGGCGCGAAGCGTTGGCCGATCTGGAAGTGCAGTTGGCCACCCTGCCGACCGAGCCGGCACAGCACGCGGAGAGTCTGCCATGA